One Anguilla rostrata isolate EN2019 unplaced genomic scaffold, ASM1855537v3 scaf1209, whole genome shotgun sequence DNA window includes the following coding sequences:
- the LOC135247307 gene encoding trace amine-associated receptor 13c-like: MDILKHQELNASQFCYPSVNGSCIKINQTWAAQFISYIFLVAGMIFTILGNLVVIISIAHFKQLHTPTNILVMSLAAADLLLGIVVIPFSMIRSVDGCWYFGDAFCLLHSSFDLFLTCASLFHLIFIAIDRYQAVCNPLHYSTRITIPIAWLMSALSWVIAGVYSYGLLYSKANVKGLEEHIASIYCFGSCILLFNSLWGVLDTLIAFFLPCCIMMGLYAKIFFVAREHVRKIGDMNHRKHLNEENKNKLSRSSERKAAKTLGIVMGVFILCWMPFFVNMIIDLYTNLSTPFIIVEVLFWLGYFNSTLNPIIYSLFYPWFQKTFKLIVSLKILNPSSSNMNLFIER; this comes from the coding sequence ATGGATATTTTGAAACATCAGGAACTCAATGCATCACAATTCTGTTATCCATCAGTTAATGGGTCCTGCATTAAAATCAATCAGACTTGGGCGGCTCAGTTTATCTCGTATATTTTCTTGGTGGCAGGAATGATTTTCACAATTCTTGGGAACTTggttgtcattatttccattgCACACTTTAAACAGCTCCATACACCAACAAACATACTGGTGATGTCTTTGGCAGCAGCAGACCTGCTACTTGGAATTGTTGTGATACCCTTCAGCATGATAAGATCTGTTGACGGCTGCTGGTACTTTGGAGATGCCTTTTGTTTACTGCACTCCAGTTTTGACCTGTTTCTCACCTGTGCATCCCTTTTTCATCTGATTTTCATTGCCATAGACCGCTATCAGGCCGTGTGCAATCCACTGCATTATTCCACAAGAATAACCATCCCCATTGCATGGCTCATGAGTGCTCTGAGTTGGGTAATTGCAGGTGTATACTCTTATGGTCTTCTTTATTCGAAGGCTAATGTAAAAGGGCTGGAAGAACACATTGCATCGATATATTGTTTTGGTAGTTGTATTCTGCTGTTCAATTCGTTGTGGGGGGTCCTGGATAccttaattgcattttttctgcCTTGCTGTATAATGATGGGTCTTtatgccaaaatattttttgtggccAGGGAGCATGTCAGAAAGATTGGAGACATGAATCATCGAAAGCATTTGAATGAGGAGAATAAGAACAAACTGTCTCGAAGTTCTGAGCGCAAAGCAGCAAAAACCCTGGGAATTGTTATGGGGGTCTTCATTCTTTGCTGGATGCCTTTCTTTGTGAACATGATAATTGATCTGTACACTAACTTGAGCACTCCTTTTATCATAGTGGAAGTGCTTTTCTGGCTAGGTTACTTTAATTCAACGTTAAATCCTATAATCTACAGCTTATTTTATCCTTggtttcaaaaaacatttaaacttattgtctctttgaaaatattaaatccaAGTTCTTCAAATATGAATCTATTTATTGAAAGATAA